Part of the Candidozyma auris chromosome 4, complete sequence genome, GGCACAACGTCAGTGGCCTTGGTCACGGAGTTGTGTGGGTCGActaagaagaagcacaagatTTTCCTGTGCCCTGGCCTGGAAGAGTCCCTCAACTTGAACGCATCTACGTGATGCTGGAAACTGTTGGTGAATACGACCACTCGGCCCTGCCTGGCGTCAACGCTTCCAATGTACTTTGTCATCAGATCTCCATCCAGAATGCCGTAGAAATCCTTGCAGTACTGCTCATCACCTTGCTCGTAGGCGGGATCTTCGAAAGCATACTTGAATGAAAGCTTGGAGTCGTCGATATTTTCCACGTCGTAGTAGTACAACACAGTGGCCACGATATCCTCGTTAATGGTACCTTCAACGTGCCAGGAGCCGCCCTTGTACTCTGGATTCTCAGGCAGGAGCTCGATGTTGGCCATTTTGACAATGACTTTCAATTTGTCAAAGTCACGAAGGTCAAACGGCTTCGTCTCTGGGTCGCTCTTGTATTCTGGGTGGGTGTCGATGTAGAATTTGCTTTTACCtttctcaaactcctccCATTCGTCATCGTCTGCACCTTCGTCGATGAGCTCTTCGAGCTTTTCCATGTACTCGTCGTAGCCCTCTTTATAGCACTCCCCATACCCAGCCGTTTTGATTCTCACGTACTCATCAGACTGGTACCTTGCCAAAGACAAGTTGAGAGCAGGAACTGCCTCATTGAACACCTCGGCTATGGGCCCATAGAGATCTCCATGTTGCATGGGATGAAGGTTGTTGATGTAGGAAGCAAAGACAAACTGGCCGGTAGACTTAtccaacttcatcaccgcCGGAAGCCACTGGAACTTCTTGGAAACTGCGTAGTCGGCCACGCCTTTCTTCACATGCTGTATGGCCTCGTCAAACTCAGCAACTGCAAGCTTGCCATCCCTCAACACTTTCGTTTTTCCGTAAACCAAGTGGTATAACGAAGGATGCACCAAATCCACCACCAAGTTGTCCGAGCCTGGGTGGTAGTCCTTTTCCGAGATCGATGCCTCGAACTTA contains:
- a CDS encoding DUF4246 domain-containing protein, with the protein product MSASPFKHPWWVAFSKLGNSPRYLDEWLIVSLSDTIRQKPEWEKKYTDPEIVEKWKKEFLSQNPESRYPEDVFNYVIRELKWYHELQSTPELETRKFRIGADDKILYSDEAVSDVLAKKFTTLASKFEASISEKDYHPGSDNLVVDLVHPSLYHLVYGKTKVLRDGKLAVAEFDEAIQHVKKGVADYAVSKKFQWLPAVMKLDKSTGQFVFASYINNLHPMQHGDLYGPIAEVFNEAVPALNLSLARYQSDEYVRIKTAGYGECYKEGYDEYMEKLEELIDEGADDDEWEEFEKGKSKFYIDTHPEYKSDPETKPFDLRDFDKLKVIVKMANIELSPENPEYKGGSWHVEGTINEDIVATVLYYYDVENIDDSKLSFKYAFEDPAYEQGDEQYCKDFYGISDGDSMTKYIGSVDARQGRVVVFTNSFQHHVDAFKLRDSSRPGHRKILCFFLVDPHNSVTKATDVVPPQNETWVNDEALMNKFFPGIDAKEVTTMTAKQAKESRLELMDERKVTISSGDDWENAFTRTFFLCEH